From one Rhopalosiphum padi isolate XX-2018 chromosome 2, ASM2088224v1, whole genome shotgun sequence genomic stretch:
- the LOC132921503 gene encoding putative fatty acyl-CoA reductase CG5065, whose translation MAETQSNIQEFFKNKSVFVTGGTGFLGKLIINKLIRSCPQIKHIYLLVRDKKGKNAQDRLEDIFKMPIFKDIDDSKLKKIIALRGDCSQSDLGLSIEDLNTLIKEVNVIFHSAATVRFDERLDIAIGINVIGAREIIKLAHKLDNLESYLHVSTAFSNCHNKRIEEKFYNLPYSYEKLIHLYKTKSSNILEKMKPFLLGPMPNTYVMTKAAAEQLIKREAKGLPVTIVRPAIVTATANEPLPGWIDNLYGPTGIVTGVMTGIIKSLPCDVNAVTDLVPADLTVNALIAASWDTNVRHRSTELSESIEKHTEDPRIYNFVSSPENPLTWGIFSTTLMYYILHRPTAKAMWYPTLIMNSSVFLHKITVLVLHYLPAFLLDLVFICTGNKLRLVDQYKKIGKFTDILEYFSTREWIFCNKNVQSLWNNLSKDDKTLFPFDIKQMHWEEYLDTYHKGIMTFLLKEGPDKLPEARKRLHGLYICHMIFKGAVYIGLVMLLWVILKRMFLA comes from the exons atggcTGAAACACAATCAAATATCCaagagttttttaaaaataaatctgtcTTTGTCACCGGAGGTACCGGCTTTCTTGGTAAACTAATCATTAACAAATTGATTAGATCATGTCCTCAGATCAAACATATATATCTACTTGTAAGGGACAAAAAGGGGAAAAATGCGCAAGACAGACTAgaggatatatttaaaatgccg ATATTTAAAGACATCGatgattcaaaattaaaaaaaattattgcacTCAGAGGTGACTGTAGCCAATCAGATTTGGGACTATCTATCGAAGACCTGAATACGTTAATCAAAGAGGTAAATGTCATATTTCATAGTGCAGCCACAGTTCGGTTTGATGAACGTCTTGATATTGCAATTGGAATAAACGTAATCGGCGCCAGAGAAATCATAAAACTTGCTCACAAACTTGATAATCTTGag tcgtaTTTGCATGTCTCGACGGCTTTCTCCAACTGTCATAATAAACGTATTGAAGAAAAGTTTTATAATCTACCATATAGCTATGAAAAACTCATACatctatacaaaacaaaaagttcaaatatACTCGAAAAAATGAAACCttt CCTATTGGGACCCATGCCAAACACTTACGTCATGACGAAAGCGGCTGCTGAACAACTGATAAAGCGCGAAGCCAAGGGTCTTCCCGTCACGATAGTCCGTCCGGCAatcg TGACAGCGACCGCCAACGAACCTCTGCCGGGCTGGATTGACAATTTGTACGGACCAACGGGCATCGTGACTGGCGTGATGACGGGGATAATAAAATCTCTGCCATGCGACGTAAATGCCGTCACGGATCTGGTGCCGGCCGATTTGACTGTGAATGCGCTAATAGCCGCGTCCTGGGACACAAACGTCAG ACATCGCAGTACCGAGCTGAGCGAATCGATCGAAAAACACACGGAAGACCCCCGCATCTACAATTTCGTGTCGTCGCCCGAAAACCCGTTGACTTGGGGAATATTTTCCACGACCCTGATGTACTACATCTTGCACCGGCCCACGGCCAAAGCCATGTGGTATCCGACGTTGATAATGAACTCGTCGGTGTTTTTACACAAGATCACCGTGCTGGTATTGCACTATCTACCCGCGTTCCTGTTGGATTTAGTGTTCATTTGCACTGGAAATAAACTCAG ATTAGTCGATCAATACAAGAAAATAGGAAAATTCACTGACATACTGGAATACTTTTCTACGAGGGAATGGATCTTTTGTAATAAAAACGTACAAAGTTTGTGGAACAATTTAAGCAAAGACGACAAAACGCTGTTTCCATTTGATATAAAACAGATGCATTGGGAAGAGTACTTGGATACATACCACAAAggaataatgacatttttactCAAAGAAGGACCGGACAAGTTACCGGAGGCCAGAAAACGTCTTCACGG tttatatatttgtcATATGATCTTCAAAGGTGCAGTCTACATAGGACTCGTGATGTTATTATGGGTGATTTTAAAAAGAATGTTTTTAGCTTAA